From the genome of Littorina saxatilis isolate snail1 unplaced genomic scaffold, US_GU_Lsax_2.0 scaffold_589, whole genome shotgun sequence:
AAGTAATACATACCTTTTCATTTTATTAGTATTAATATTTGCTGTCCAGATCCCAGTCAACCAGGCCAAAAATCCACATGAAAATGGAAGTGTTTGAGTAAATCTGCACATGTTATTATTTTCTATAATTCGATTTCGAAGCGTGATAAGCGcagatttgtttgtctgtcggtgtgtccgTCACAAACATGTGCACGGGAGTTCTCAAAAACATTCTCAACATCGTAATTACCGCCCTGGACTttcgagatgacaagaaaatatcgggcgcatttacgtcatttgtaaaaaaaaaatgttttacatatCTCGAGGTGTGccacgtgatttgtaaaacagtgGTTACAAATCACGcggcgcgccccgcgatttcatcatttgtaaaatgttttacatttctACAAATCACGGGTCAACAGTTGAGATCAAATACATGACGTAAAAAGCTCTGTCAACGCACAAGTATgatttgacaaaaatgtcatCTTTGTGTACACACGGTTTaacaacattataagatgttggcgtgtgaaagcaactttctgtgttttgagttcataaaatgttgggataagTATGCCAggttgcacagttctgtaggttcctctcagtattccacccccttggttttcagttgtaaatatctAAGCTTAGTGattgaatgtggaagctacgtttggtcaaagctCACATAAGATTTACATCGTGCAAGCAAggtacgttgggtcaaaggtcacagaagatgtgcgtcgtgcagcgaaggaaagaatcgcgatcttgtttccgactcagtgcctctttgtttttcattagacctgtcattctgcttgctcggctttgttagatgtttgcatatctcgTTGctctgttctttgcttttattattatttcttatttgcgcttcgtttagtGATACagcgtcttgtgcacgggtcaaaatgtgtgtgtcagggatcaattggtttgacttgaacttgacgttcctGTTTCtctgaacgtctgtgtatcgaaacacggatacacgcactccatgacctTGTACGAAGACAAAGCGTATcactaggtttcatttgtttgtgatgaatttatgacctttcatgaagtagttttgttttttgtttacttgtgccagtttgccagttcgtttttttggaactttgcaaagtagtgtcgtctgtctaggtctggtgaaacgccaatgaaaatagccgaagaatccccgagcgtttctattgggtttgcttttgattatccatgtatagcccgcttcctgcaactatggtaaccagGGATTTATTGCATCGGGAACATGAGacttatttcccaggtgtttgtgaatgaaaactcgtgaaaaagATGACAGTATCAGTTATTGCGTGCTACACTAAGTAATATGCTATTACAGTACTAGCTATCAATAAATTGAAAAAAGTGATTGCAAAATTATTACACCGTGTAGTGTTGTGCTATGCATTAATGCGCTCAATCAAAACTTACTACTGCAACACAATGCTTTCCCTTGGCTGCAATCCCATTGACAGTCAACAGGTAGGCTCACACGTAGTCCCCAATCTTGAGTTCCCTGTTAAAAAGAAAAtctgtgtcagagtgtgtgaaCTGGCTTTAGTATTTTATTCAAATTTTGAATTCCTCATTcttttgttgaaaaaagtaTTCTTGGTGCATGTGAATGAGAGTGATCAATATAGATTCTGTACATACGATTTTAAAATAATTATAGTGAAACCAGTGTGTGCAATTGCAACCAGTTTTAGTCTTATGAAATATTTACATTATTACAATTCATGTTAAAGTCTTTAGGTCTACCTCTTTGCTGGATGGTCTGGCAGCTGTTGAGGCGTCGATGGCTGATCTGGCAGGTGAACGCGCGTAGATGGCTTATCTGGCAGGTGTGCGGGCGTAGCTGGCTGATGTGGCAGGTGTACGGGCGTAGCTGGCTGATCTGGCTGGTGTCTGGGCGTTGTTGGCTGATCTGGCAGGTGTACGGGCGTCGCTGGTTGATCTGGCAGGTGTCCGGGCGTAGCTGGCTGATGTGGCAGGTGTCCGGGCTGATGTGGCAGGTGTACGGGCGTCGCTGGTTGATCTGGCAGGTGTCCGGGCGTAGCTGGCTGATTTGGCAGGTGTCCGGGCGTAGCTGGCTGATCTGGCAGGTGTACGGGCGCAGCTGGCTGCTGTGGTAGCTGCACAGGCGAAGCGTGTCCGGGGGCCGTTGGCTGGTCTGCCCGTGCTTGTCTCCGTCTTGGAGGTGCAAGTCGCGACACGTTCCAGTCTCCAGCAATTTCAGCATTTTCACAGTCAGCATCTTCTTGGCAGCCCTGACAAAAACAAGAGCGCTCTCGTGTTGCAACCACGAAAGGTTGGATTCTCTTCACGCAGTGAAGTCTCTGGGTGTTCTTCAGTGGCTTTGTCCCTGTCCGCTCTGGCCTGTGCCTGTTCACATCTTCTGcaggcacatacacaaaccGACGTTTGATGTGGCTGTGCTCATCCGTTCCTGCACGCGGAAGACAATTCATGTGTTGACATCATGACAAATAAACGCAACAGCTTTTAAGCTTAAGAAAAACACCAAAAAGTTAACTATCAGACCCCATTACTTTGACGGCCACGAATTCGGGAATCACAGAACATTACAAATCACGTATTTCCAAGTGCTGAAACGTATTTAATAGAATTCAGTTCCAACCAATGACTTTGGATACAATAGAAGAAACATTTCTTACCTTTGGATTTGTTCCAGCTTCATTAGGACAGCGAAAAAGTCCAAAACAAGAACATCACTGACgaaatctcacgcccataacagGTTTGATAAGTTTGACGGAACGAACTATGAGGTCACGCTCTCAATTACGTCATATTTTCACACAATATTTGGTGCATCAAAAGTCTATGGGCGCTAATTATGATACAGACAGCAATTTTTCAATACAATTTTCGTCTACTACAGCGTTTGAACACAATCTTCCGCCCATAACGATGTGACACGAAACTCATTTGACTTAACGAGAGTCGTGTTCTGCCGacactataatgtttttctttttcaaaacacaTTATTATGGTAAAGCTTTTCTATTtctatgctaaaaatgacttTTCTTTGTTGTTAATGATATTTTGCAAGAATGCGACCTGCCTCAAGTTTGCCCATAACGTGTGACACCAAAGTTAttagcggaagacaaatcttcCGAGTGCAATGACATCTTAAAAGTCAGTTTACTGCAGCATTTTATCCCTCAGGCACATAAAAGAACAATAAGACTGTAGTATGCAGGCCTCCATTGCTTTCTTCTGTCATtgatgaaagtactggcctgggTTTAAAAAGTGtactgtcgctgtgcaacaaatcaGTCGCCATTTTCTGCCGTGTTTTGTGaataaaatgtgtttaaaatccacacacacaaaacaatgttGTTGGTTCCTTTCATTTCgtttttgttcatttcaaaCTAAGCAGTGTGGTATGCTTTGTTTCCTTTTAATTCAAACGGATGGCTTTAAAATGAGCATTTTAATCTGGTGGTGTCAATTTcacccatgatctgagccgttcacatatatacgacttgtgtgtgtctgtgtgtgtgtctgtgtatctgtgtatttgtgtattcgccatgcacggccaaagttctcgatggatctgcttcaaatctggtgggcatattcaggtacacccggtacaggacacaacctggtcgatatttcaacacgtgctctcagcgcgcagcgctgaaccgattttggttccacctcagctattttggctccacctcagctacccgggcccccataccgacacaccaaagccaaagttctcggtggatctttttcaaatttggacaccgtattcagctacaccccggacacaatatcatcgatgagatatttcaacacgtgctctcagcgcgcagcgctaaaccgaatttggtttttgtgttcatttcaccattataagtaactcttccttatcttctcatcttctccatgttttcagcgtttacctcccttccttcgtatggtgcacttttgtatgaagggggcatcttcggatattccccgttctgttactatttttagaaggtcaccgcagtgtccagaacgtaaattggacccgtaaattatcctcactgtaaaagtgcaaaggtcgaatcaatttatagccacgcgaaaaatacactgtcatctatctctctatagatacggcttctctgtgtttgtgtgtgtgtgtgtgagtgtgtgtgtctctctatgtgaggaacacctgtgcattgttcagttctgtttgtgatgtggtctggcggcttttgtgtaattttatgtactggccttctttgagaagccataacagttcaaaagggcttagagataagctctaacttgctcagtcctgtttgagtggagttcgcctccaaaggtgttTAACACAGTTACATTCGTcaacaaggatgggactcgatatggtcaggaatggcattatggccactgaatcattttcgtgctgttcccattccacgaatctgggagggacctaagcttggcgggtccattgttcggacccggcgaagccggcgtacggctctaagtacgtcttcccggcgaagccggctacccggcgaagcgggtattcattctagtatatatatatacaccgaATGGATCTAACATAATGTATTTACAACGAAGTGTGACTATAATATGCTGGAAAAAGTGTTTCGTGTGTTGTaagacaaaagtgtgtgtgtcacaaacacagacagacagacaggcagacagacaaacagacagacggacagacaggaaacaatacaaacagacacgcagacagaaacacacgcagccggacacacagacacacaagcgcGTGGCTCGCACAAACAtgtgcagaaaaccaagtagaCAGAATCGAAGGTAGTAAAGATTCTCGCCTTATGTCCCCTACCTCAAtctcagtttgtctgtctgtctctctttaactCCCCCTCTTCCTGTCTATCGTtatctcttcccccccccccccccccgcctcgtTTCTCTCTTCCttatttccctctctctccgtcccttTTGCTTTCTGTCTCAATTTctctcccacctctctctctctatagctctctctctaacactctctccctctcgcccttactatctctctctttctctctttctaactTTCTACCcgtatctctcccccccccctccccttctaccttttcactctctctctctctccctccctctagcTTTCTGCCTGCAGGTTTCTCCCACTTCCACTCTCTAAGTCTCTCACTCGATCCtcctttctctcccttcctctcacGCGCTCTCTCACTCcccactctctttctttctttatttggtgtttaacgtcgttttcaaccacgaaggttatatcgcgacggggaaagggggggagatgggatagagccacttgttaattgtttcttgttcacaaaagcactaatcaaaaaattgctccaggggcttgcaacgtagtacaatatcaTTACCttgctgggagaatgcaagtttccagtacaaaggacttaacatttcttacatactgcttgactaaaatctttacaaacattgactacattctatacaagaaacacttaacattaacaagggtaaaagaatccgttagtcgcctcttacgacatgctggggagcatcgggtaaattcttccccctaacccgcggggggttccccactctctctctttctctctccctcctctttaCACCCCCTCTCGTTATTCGTACCTATCAGACGTCAATGCATTGTTCAGAAATTATCCATTCGCGTCCATCAAAATCAGCGCCTGACATTTTCCAGCTTCCTCCTCCATTACCTTGTTCAACTTTCAGCATCGATCCAActcttctctctttttgttttattctatTTTCTATCTATTTTGTGCTTGTTTCTTTGGCTTTGTTTCACGCAGGTAACTTTTCATTGTTGTTCAAATGAAAACCGTAAGAGAACAATGTCCGCCCTAGCGGGTTCGTTGTCTCAGACAGACAGGAGCGGTTGCTGTTTATTTCCGATCAGGAGGTTGAATATTGCATGAAAATCAGACGTCATCAGTGACGCGTGTCGCGAAAAATGCGCAGAGAGCTGCAGTCATGCATGCATCACTGGGCTTTACAAAGCGGTAGAGCTCAGGGGCATGCACTGATGGACACACACTTGTGTGAAAACGCTGCAGAAAGCAGAGTTGCACAGAGTTGCTGACACTTGAATTTAAAGACAGCTATGCTTCACACGTTTACGATCACGTTAACCACCACATATCTACCCAGGCTGTCAGGTGGAATAGGAACACCCTTTCACCTAGACCAataagataaaaacaaaaaataatcataataaaGTGGTTGAATTT
Proteins encoded in this window:
- the LOC138956229 gene encoding keratin-associated protein 4-5-like — encoded protein: MLTVKMLKLLETGTCRDLHLQDGDKHGQTSQRPPDTLRLCSYHSSQLRPYTCQISQLRPDTCQISQLRPDTCQINQRRPYTCHISPDTCHISQLRPDTCQINQRRPYTCQISQQRPDTSQISQLRPYTCHISQLRPHTCQISHLRAFTCQISHRRLNSCQTIQQRGNSRLGTTCEPTC